The following proteins come from a genomic window of Lemur catta isolate mLemCat1 chromosome 4, mLemCat1.pri, whole genome shotgun sequence:
- the ANKRD53 gene encoding ankyrin repeat domain-containing protein 53 — MASAGRASLWARAGSRDLGAGAWRGARARSASRGFVQRAGKVCSKVAWSDAESKQPSPPRPHADSSLTEGLDRRAIGSYYELFAAAVGNVEWLRFCLNRHGKKIPTDYKGFTAIHFAAQRGKLACLQILIEEYNFPVDLPTKNSQTPLHLVIHKDNKTMALPCISYLLEKGAALNAQTCNGSTPLHLAARDGLLGCVKVLVQSGADVHAQDAMGWKPIDFCKIRNYRACARFLKDAMWKRDKSDFAREMGKLKRLKDQLALMEQNYLTEYQKKHKILREVDFKKWLHCKLQHPGHSLVPNTKQAQAITLSKTSGNQGSRCSRSFHPSVDARLQCIPLPTETPTPTYTQPRVRRRMMWNVSNNPARHPSTHISFPQGIRVGVHPDPSLEHDFSSFLEVTPDGHGGARLHTEDGHWVAPVPQLPFEVVLRTLYPRARPYRMKVPQGFHSISMREVPRKRYFGDDTFWTDTLAMNLRQTFDEAFLAALRAHQRLPALPSPETNP, encoded by the exons ATGGCCTCGGCGGGCAGGGCCTCTCTGTGGGCAAGAGCCGGCAGCCGGGACTTGGGAGCGGGCGCCTGGAGGGGAGCTCGTGCCCGGTCAGCTTCACGTGGCTTCGTGCAGCGGGCGGGGAAAGTCTGCTCGAAGGTTGCCTGGAGTGACGCGGAGTCCAAGCAGCCCAG cccgccccgcccccacgctGACTCTAGCCTCACCGAGGGGCTGGACCGGAGGGCGATCGGGAGCTATTACGAACTGTTCGCGGCCGCGGTGGGCAACGTCGAATGGTTGCGGTTCTGTTTGAATCGGCACGGCAAAAAAATCCCGACCGACTACAAG GGCTTCACTGCCATCCATTTTGCAGCCCAACGGGGCAAGCTTGCATGCCTGCAGATTTTGATAGAAGAGTACAACTTTCCCGTGGACCTGCCCACCAAAAATAGCCAGACTCCTCTGCACCTCGTCATTCACAAGGACAACAAGACCATGGCACTCCCCTGCATATCTTACTTGCTTGAGAAAGGGGCAGCCCTCAATGC TCAAACATGCAATGGCTCcacgccactgcacctggcagcCCGTGATGGTCTGCTGGGCTGTGTGAAGGTCCTGGTGCAGAGTGGCGCTGATGTCCACGCCCAAGATGCCATGGGCTGGAAACCCATCGATTTCTGCAAAATAAGGAACTACCGTGCCTGTGCCCG GTTCTTGAAGGATGCCATGTGGAAACGGGACAAGAGTGACTTTGCTCgtgagatggggaaactgaagagGCTCAAGGACCAGCTGGCCCTCATGGAGCAGAACTACCTGACTGAGTATCAA aaaaagcacaaaattcTGAGAGAAGTTGATTTCAAGAAGTGGCTCCATTGCAAGCTGCAGCACCCAGGTCACTCTCTGGTCCCCAACACCAAGCAAGCCCAGGCCATCACCCTCTCCAAGACCTCAGGGAACCAGGGATCTCGGTGTTCTAGGAGTTTCCACCCCTCTGTAGATGCACGCCTGCAATGCATACCACTGCCCACCGAGACACCCACACCCACCTACACGCAGCCCAGAGTCAGGCGGCGCATGATGTGGAATGTCAGCAACAACCCTGCCAGACACCCCAGCACCCACATCAGCTTCCCGCAGGGCATCCGCGTCGGGGTGCATCCAGACCCCAGCCTGGAGCATGACTTCAGCAGCTTCCTGGAGGTGACGCCAGACGGGCACGGTGGTGCGCGGCTGCACACGGAGGACGGCCACTGGGTGGCGCCCGTGCCCCAGCTGCCTTTTGAGGTGGTGCTCCGTACACTGTACCCACGCGCGCGGCCCTACAGGATGAAGGTGCCCCAGGGCTTTCACTCCATCAGCATGAGGGAAGTGCCCCGGAAGCGGTACTTCGGTGATGACACCTTCTGGACAGACACTCTGGCCATGAACCTGCGTCAGACATTTGACGAAGCCTTCCTGGCCGCCCTGCGAGCTCATCAGAGGctccctgccttgccctcccctGAAACCAACCCATAA